In Ignatzschineria sp. RMDPL8A, the sequence GTCAACCCCGATTTAAAAGAAAAACGAAAGATTGTCACAAATCCGCAATAAGACCATGATTTGACGAGGAAAGAATTTTGATGTTTTTAGAAAATTCTCTCGAAGATCTATTTAAGAAGCTTTGACACCCTACTTTAACTCTCCCTACCCTCGCACTCCTCCCCCACTCTCTTCTTATTACCTTATATATTCCTTATATATAGGCCTTTATATATAAACACCCCTCGCTTAAAAACCCTTTATCTATATAGAGATAAATAAAGATTCGTTATTTAACGCAAACTTTTATTGCAAAAAACGACAGAAAACACTGATTTATATATCAATTTAGGTATAATATTTCGACATACAACAATCAACTACCCAATACCGAGGTGTTTTATGGCACGGCGCATTCAACTTTCGCTGTTTTTATTCTTATCCGTTCTGCTGACGCCGCTTTTTGCAGGCATCAGCTCCATCAATCTTGCCACCATTGAAGATCAGGCCTCGATTGCAATCTTTTTTGATTCTCCCGAAACTTTTAATGAAACCGCTCTTTCCGCACAATTTTCCATCGATGAGATTGTTGATTACGACTATCAAACCGGTGAAGAGAGTAAAAAACCGCTATCGACCGGGAAATGGCACGCGAGTAAAGATGGCCGATATATCTATTACACGCCAATTAAAACCGGTAGCTATATCGTGACGCCGAATGATTATCCTAATCATAATTCGCGCTTTAATACGACCTACATCTATTCTGGAGAAGCCCCTGAAGTGGTAAACATCATAGGCAAAGGCCCGGTTATGCCGCTCACTCAGCGCTCACTTCCGATTGAATCGGTAGGCGTTAACGAGGTGGATATCGAGTTTTTCCATATCGATAACCCCGCGCAATTTTTAGAAGATTACTACCTTGGTAAAACCCTCGATTACTGGACGCTTCGCGAGATCAGCCGCAATCACTTAAAGCCTAGCGGTATTTTCCGTTATGTTATGCCTAATGATGTGGATCTCAATAAAAAGACCGAACACCGCATTCCCGTCGATAAGAATATCACCTCCGGCGCTTATGTTGTTACGGTAAATCCTGCCGGACAGATCAATCGTACACTCGATGCGCGCATTCTTTTCATCTCGGATATCGGGATGCACGTGCGTCAATATAGTGATCGCGCACTTGTAATGGCCAACTATTTTTCAACCACAAAACCGCTCAATCACGGCACGCTTGAAATTTGGCGTCAAGAAAAGGGTAAACTCGTTATTCAAGAGGATGTTTGTCAATTTAAAGAGGGACTGTGTGAGATTCCTCGCGCACTCAAACAAAATGAACTGTTAGTTGCGAAGACCAATAACGATATCTCGATGTTGCCGATGCGTGAAATTGCGCTCGATCTAAACGATTTTGCCATTGCAGGTGACCGTTTCCAAAAAGCGCCGGCCCATCTATATAGTAATCGCCTGCTCTATCGCCCCGGTGAAACCATTACCGTTAATGCGCTACTCCGCGACCAAGATGGCGGTATGTTGCCTTCGCAACCGGTAGAAGTAAAACTGATTAATACCGAAGGGAAAGCAGTCCAAACGCGCACGCTCACCGCAAAAGAGAGCGGCTTTTATCAAACGGATTTCACCACCGATCACGATGGAAAAACGGGGATTTGGAAAGTTGAACTCCGCACAGACCCTTCGCTTGATATCCCCAATGGCTCGCTTACACTGCATATTGAAGAATTTATGCCTGAGCGCATGGAGCTTATTTTAAAACCTGGGCATACAAAACTCACCGCCCGCGATACGCTTCAGTTTGATATTGCGAGCCGCTATCTATTTGGCGCTCCCGCTGCGGGCAATGAAGCCAAAATCACCACACGTTTACAGCCGAATCTCCACCCTTTCCCCCGCGAGAAGGATTGGTATGTGGGCACCAATGAGTATTTCTATCAATCCCTTGATCAATACTCACTCTCCATGAATGAGATTCTATCGGATGAAGGGGAGAAAACGGCACGCATTTCGTTACCGCTTTCAGATACAAACAACCTACCGAAACAAATTATCCGCGCGATGGTGGATGTGAGCGTACTCGATGGCGATGCTACCGGCATTAATCGTAATTTTACCGCAGACTTTTGGCCGCAAGAGATCGTCCCGGTGGTTCACCCGCTCTTTAATTCCCGTGATCTTGGTTATGGGCAAAAAGCCGATTTTGAGATTTTCGCCGCCGATAGTGATGGCAATATCGTTCCGCGCGATCTCACCTTAACGCTGCGCTTTACGTCTAATTGGTGCATTTGGGTCTACAACTCAGGCCGCGGTTGGCGCTGTCATGAAAATGATAGTGCGACGATTCAAGCGCTCAACACCATCGATAAAGATGCCGGAATCTATCGCTTTAGCGTTGATCCTTACAGTTGGGGACGTTACGAGCTTTCGATTGTTGATAATGAGACCGGATTTGAGACCGTTTACCCCTTTAGCAGCAGTTGGGATGATGGCCAAGGCGATCAATTGCCGGCCGCTCGCCCGATGAGTCTTAATTTAACGCTCGACAAAGTGGCCTATCAAGATAACGACACCATGAAAGTTGAGATCGACTCACCTTTTACTGGCACGCTCATGCTGCTAATTGAAGGGGATTCACCGCTCTATAAAAAATCGCTTAAAGTGAAAAAGGGTAAAAATAATCTTTCGATTAAACTTGATCCTTCGTGGAAACGTCACGATCTCTATTTAACCGGACTCCTTCTCTCTAAAAATAGTAAAGAAGAGATTGTCCGCGCCCTTGGCATTCAAGCGATTCGTCTTGATCGTCACGAGCGTTCATTAAAGGCAGAACTCAATTTTGAGCCCGTTGCCCTGCCTGAAGCGCCGGTTAAAATTAAGGTGAAAGTGCTCGATCCAAAACCCAATGAGAAACTCTTTGCAACGCTATCGATCACCGATCAAGGCATCTTAAATATGACGCCGACGCAAAATAAAAAGATCTTTAATGCCTTCTTTGCGCAGAAACGTTATAACGTCGATATTATCGATTATTACAACCGTCTCTTTGGCAATAGCACCAAAGCGCTCTTAACACCGAAATTTGGGGGCGATGGTGAAGTGAGTGAAACCGAGGCCGACCTCAATCTTACCGAAATGAAAACTGTCTCGATCGCGACTGAACTTCTTGCGCTAAATGATGACGGTGAATATGAAGTAGAATTGATGCTCCCGGATTTTAATGGGGAAGCGAAGGTTCTCGCGACACTCTTTTCCGATACGCGCATGAACGAAACGGAGAAACAGCTCACCATTCGCGCGCCGATTATCGCGGATCTCATCACCCCGAATTTTATTCGAGTGAACGATCACAACCACTTTTCGCTCTCGCTCCATAATATGAGTGGCAACGAAGAAGCGGTTCGCGTGCGCCTTGAGAGCGATTCCCTTGAAACGGCGTTTGATAAAACTTATATGCTTAAAGATAAAGAGAGCCTCAATGAGCTGATTCCGGTACGCCTCTTGGAATATACCCATTACGCGGATGTGAATCTGATTATTGAATCCGATGCCTTTTCAACGACGCGCAATTATCGTATCGGCACCATTCCCTATGCGGAAAAAGCGATATTTTATGATCGCGCGGAGCTCACTGTCGATCGCCCTTGGAATAAGCTCAACACTCAATTTAGCTCAATGACAGGCAATGTCTCTGAGTCGCTTCTTGTGTCGCGCTTCCCGATTATCGATGTGCTCACCTATACCAACAATCTTTTTAGCTACCCTTATGGTTGTACCGAGCAGACTACAAGCCGCGCGTTTCCGTGGCTCTTCCGCTCGCATCCGATCTTAGATATGGAGAAAAAAGCGCTCCATCAATACTATCTCGATCGAGAAGAAACAAACGGCCGTAACACCCCGCTTGAGTATGACGCGTGGGAATATCAATTGATGGAAAATGCGATCAATCGGATCTTGATGCGCCAAAACCATAACGGCGGATTTAATCTCTGGTCGAGCGATTATCACAACATTGCCGTATCGAGCTATGTGGCAGACTTCCTCTATCAAGCAGCACGAAAATATCCTGAACTAGTATCATCGAAAACGCTTGATGAGGTGAGTGCTTATATAAAAAGTTCAGTCACGGATATGAGCCGAAAATTAAATTACGGTCATCACTACTACCTGCTCAATGACACCGTTTACGGCGCTTGGGTTTTAGCCCGTGAAGGGAAACTCTTTAGCGCGGATCTGATGATTTTCAATAAACATACCGATAAGATGAGCCCGCTAAGCCAAGCGTATTTGGGTGCTGCAAACCTTATAGCTGGCAATCAGAGCGTTGGCGAGGCGATTCTCGATAAGGTGACGTTTACCAATTGGAATAGCTATTATGGCTATTATCATACGGACGTTGCAGAAATTGCCCTAACGATCGATCTTATTAACCAACTCACCGCGAAAGGCGTATATACCGCGCCCGAAGGTAAGGTGAAAACGTTAATGAATCTGATGAATGAGCGCCTCAAAAATCGTACCTATTTTAGTACGCAAGAGCGTTACGCAATGATTAAAATTGGCATTGATACCCCTGATGATGGCACCCCGATTGAGCTTGTCGATCAAGATGGAAATCGCTTTAATGTGATGCCCAATACCATGATCGACTCAAAAGGTTTTACAGAGCTGTATAGCGATGAGCCGCTCTATCTTTCCTATAAAACGGAAGGATTCCCAATGAAGCGCACGTCAACCTCCACCTTTGATGTTGAGATTGATCGCCAATACCAACGCCTTGGAACAACCGCGAATGTCGGCGATCGTTATTTAGTGGTGCTCACGGTGACACCAAAACGCACAATTAAAAATGCTCTCATTGAAGATGAGATCTTGGGTGGTTTTAACCTCATCAACCCAAATCTTGTGAGCGATAACGTCTCTGAGTTTTACCGCTCCTTTAATATTAAAGCCGCGGATAAACGGGCGTCCAATATGCATCACGAAGAGTTCCGTTTTGATCGTTACGTGGCATCGCTTGATCTTGATATCAACAAAACCTATACCTTTGTCTATGTGATCGAGGCGGCGATTCCGGGGGATTATGAGGCTCCCAATACCTATATCGAAGCGATGTATCTACCCGAGCTCCGTGCGGTACGCGCCTACTCAGGTAAAGCGCCGATCAGCATTTTAAAAAGCCGATAGGTCTTCCGTTTATAACGCAACTAAAGCGCCGGTTTATTGATTAAATCGGTGCTTTTTTATTGTATGATTCATACTACATTTTAGTTTTTATTTTGCGCCTCTCTATGAAAAAATGGCTTAAACGAACCTTCTACACCATAATCATCCTCTTTTTGAGTCTGATTGTTGGGTTTAAAATTCTCGATCATCTCTATCCTCTCCCGGAGGTTAAAATTGATGTTTCCCCCGTTGCGCTCGATCGTAATGGAGATGTTTTGCGCCACTTTTCCAGCAAAGAGGGCGTTTTTCGCCATTGGGTCACGCTTGACGAGGTAAGCCCGCTCTATATTGATGCGCTCCTTGCCTATGAAGATCGTTTTTTCTACTCGCATTTTGGCATTAACCCTCTTGCGACGCTCCGTGCGACGTTTCAATGGATAACCCACGGAAAAATCATCTCCGGAAGTTCGACGCTCACCATGCAGGTCGCTCGCCTGCTTGATCCTCACGAGCGCTCCATCTCAGGAAAATTTAAACAGATGTTTCGTGCACTGCAGCTTGAAGCTCGTTATTCAAAAGATGAAATCCTCACCTTTTATCTCAATTTAGCACCGATGGGCGGTGCGATTGAAGGCGTGGAAACTGCCAGTTGGCGTTATTTTTCAAAGCATGCCCGCGACCTAAATCACGGTGAAAGCGCCCTATTAGTCGCCCTTCCCCAGCGCCCAAGTCTCTATCGCCCCGATCTCTATCCCGAAAATGCGCGCATGGCGCGAAATAAAGTGCTCGATCGAATGGCCAAGCGTCAGCTCATTAAACCGCAACAGGCAGAGCAGATTAAAAAAGATCCGCTCGATTATCGCCCGCAACCAACCCTCTTTCTCGCTCCCCTTTTAAGTGAGCAATTGCGCAATCAATATCCCGACGCGCATCGCCTTGAAACGACGATCGATAAATCATTGCAGATGCAGATTGAACGCTATATCGCGCGCGAATCAAAACACTGGCAACCCGCGCTTTCTACGGCGGTAGTCGTCATTCATAATCCCACTCACGAGGTCTACAGCTATGTGGGCTCTGCCGATCTTTTTAATCAAGAACGTTTTGGTTATATCGATATGGCGATGGCGATTCGTTCACCGGGATCGACGCTCAAACCCTTTGTCTACGGCATGGCGCTCGATTACGGCATCGTACACGAGGCAAGCCTTTTGACCGATATCGAACGCAATTTCAATGGCTATATTCCCAAAAACTTTGACAATCAAGAACGCGGCGCGGTGCCACTTTATCGGGCATTGCAACAATCGCTCAATATTCCCGTTGTGCAAGTGACTCACCATTTAACCCCCGAGCTTTTTATCAAAACGCTCCGCGATAGTGGCATCGATATTTTGATCGATTACCCCAATCTCAGCGTCGTGCTGGGCGGTGTTGGAATTAATCTCATTGAGCAAGCGCGCCTCTTTTCAAGCCTTGGGACGGAGGGAAAGCTCTATCCTCTTCACTTTCTCAAAGATCATCCCCCTTCAAATGCCACCGGTTCTATTATGAGCCCGGAAGCGAGTTATCTTATCAGCCGAATTTTAAGCGATGTCAGGCCCAAAAACCGTTATACAAAACGGCGCATTGCATGGAAAACGGGGACAAGTTACGGGTATCGCGATGCGTGGGCGCTGGGGGTGAGTCCCGATTGGACTATTGGCGTTTGGATCGGCAGGCCTGATAGCGTACCAAATGTCGGAACGCTTGCGAGCCAATATGCCCTTCCGATGCTCTTTGATCTTTATAATTATCTCCCGAGTGACACGCGTGATTTCCCTAAACCAAACACTATCATCCGCGAGACCATCTGCTGGCCGTCAGGCATTTCCAAAAAACAGGCAACGGAGTGTGATGAGGAATTTACCATCGATACCGTTCGAGGCATGGTTCCGCCAACGCTCTACGATGCCCCCGGGGAAATTCGTCATAACGGTTGGCCTGCGGCATTAAAATATCACCCAAATACGATACAAGATGCTAAAATTATCACCTTTGCCGATGAGAGCATAATTTTTAAAACTCATCGTACACTCACCCTCGAAGCGCGCGGTAAAGCCCCTTTTTTATGGTATTTAAATGGCGAATTACTGCCGAGCAATCAGCTCGATATCGGCGCGATGCCTGAAGGCAATAACGTGCTCACCGTTGTCGATGCCAATCAAAAACGCGATCGTGTCCGCCTTGAAGTTCGAGAATATTAATCAACGCGGGCGCTAACCCACATCCGAGCAAAGTATCCTACTATTTATATATAGGGCGCGCTATAGAGCGATACAGATTGCCCTTAGAACTTTTTGCGGACGCAATTTGATAAATAAAAAACCATCCCCATATTGCTTAATAGACCCAAAAGAGCAAAATAGAGAAAAGAATTAACATCATTGCATATCGATTTTGATGTGCTGATAAGGAGATTACATACATGGCGATCGATGACCGCGATCTTATTCCAACCCATCCACAAAGCGACAATCAGGACGCAAACGAGCCGCAAAGTGGAAACCACGAGATCATTATCGAAGGGGATACGATCTCGAATATTATCCATGTTTTGCCGCTCAACGAACGCCCATTTTTCCCGCCCCAAGTGGCGCCGCTTGTATTAAATGAGGAACCTTGGCTTACAACGCTCGATTCCATTATGGATAATCGTACCCGCGTTGTCGGTCTTGTGCTCACGAAAAAACAACCGGGCCCATCCCTCGATCCGGATGATTTTTACGAATATGGAACGCTCGTGCGCATTCATCACCCCCACCGTGAAGATGGTCGGGTGCAATTTATCGCGCAGGGAATTCAACGGTTTCGCATTAAAAAATGGATCTCCACCGAGATTCCGTTTGTAGCGCAAGTAGAATATTTTGATGAAGAAGATAAAAATAGCGAGGAGCTTCGCGCCTACTCAATGGCGGTTGTGAACGCGCTCAAAGAGCTGCTTCCGCTCAATCCGCTCTTTTCAGAAGAACTCAAACATTTCCTCTCGCGCTTTACCAGCAATGAGCCCTCGCCCCTTGCGGATTTTGCCGCGAGCTTAACGACGAGCTCTGCGGAAGATATGCAGGAGATTTTATCGACGGTACCACTCCTTGATCGGATGCAAAAGGTGGTTGCGCTCATTCATAAAGAACTTGAAGTGGCGAAACTGCACAACCAGATCCGCGAGCAGGTGGAAGATAAAATCACTGATCAGCAGCGTCAATTTTTCCTCCGCGAACAGCTTAAAGTGATTCAGCAGGAGCTTGGCATCGCTAAAGATGATAAGACGGCGGATATCGATCAATTTGTCGATCGTCTGCAGGATAAAAATCTTCCCGAGCATGCGCAAGAAAAGATTGATGAGGAGCTCGAAAAGCTTCAAGTATTAGAGACGGGCTCGCCTGAATATGCGGTTACGCGCAACTATCTTGACGTGATTACCTCGCTCCCCTGGGGCAATGAAAGTGACGATAATTACGATCTTGATCGCGCACAACGCATTCTCGACCGTGAACATTTTGGCCTTAAAGATGTGAAAGAGCGCATCATCGAAATCCTCGCCGTTGGAAAACGTAAAGAGGAGATTAAAGGATCGATTGTGGTGCTCGTTGGCCCTCCTGGCGTGGGTAAAACCTCCGTCGGGCGTTCGATTGCTCACAGTTTAAATCGTAAATTTTATCGCTTTAGTTTAGGCGGCGCCCGTGATGAGGCTGAGATCAAAGGCCATCGCCGCACCTACATTGGCGCGATGCCCGGTAAAATTATCCAAGCGCTCAAGGAGACCGGTACCGACAATCCCGTCATTATGCTCGATGAGATCGACAAGATGGGCAGTTCCTACCAAGGCGATCCCGGCAGTGCGCTGCTCGAAGTGCTCGATCCTGAACAAAATCACGACTTTTTAGATCACTATCTCGATATTCGTTACGATCTATCGAACGTACTTTTTATCTGTACCGCAAATACGCTCGACTCGATTCCCGCAGCGCTCCTTGACCGTATGGATGTGATCCGTCTCTCGGGCTATATCTTGGAAGAAAAAGTAAAAATCGCGCGGCAATATCTCTGGCCGAAATTGCTAAAGCGTGCGGGATTTGAAAAGAGTGAACTTCGCATTAGTAATGCGGCGATTAGCAATGTGATCGATGGTTATGCCCGCGAAGCCGGTGTGCGTCAGCTTGAAAAACAGCTCGCAAAACTTGTACGAAAAGCGGCGGTTGAATTTGCAAAAGATGAATCCCTTAAAGCGCTCAGCATTGGCGTGAACGATATTAAAACTCATCTTGGCAATCCCATCTACACCCGTGAAAAACCGCTTGCCGGCGTTGGCGTAGTGACCGGGCTTGCCTGGACATCGCTCGGCGGCGTCACCCTTAACTTAGAAGCGGCGAAAATTCACGCAAAAACCCGCGGCCTAAAAGTGACCGGGCAACTCGGGAAAGTGATGCAGGAATCCGCAGAGATCGCGTATAGTTTTGTGATGGCCAATCTCAAGCGTTACGGCGCTGATGAAACCTTCTTCGATGAGACCTTTATCCATCTTCACGCCCCCGAAGGTGCAACTCCTAAAGATGGCCCAAGCGCGGGAATCACCATGGCATCGAGCTTACTCTCGCTTGCCTTAAATAAACCGGCGAAAAATATCGCCATGACCGGAGAAATTACCCTCACCGGGCACGTACTGGAGATTGGTGGCGTTAAAGAGAAGTTGATTGCGGCAAAACGCGTCGGCATTAGTGAAATCATCTTCCCGTATGGCAATAAAAAAGATTGTGATGAACTTCCTGATTATCTTAAAGAGGATCTCACACTCCACTTTGTCAAAACCTATGACGATGTAGCTAAAATCTTATTTGAAGTCACTGCGAAATAATGACCGCTCTCAAACTCGGCTCTTTTTTATAGTGTGTCGCTTTAGATATCTATATAAGAGAGTCTGAGCCCCTCTAAAACCTTCTTCATCGATCGCTGAGCGAAAGATAAAGAAGGTTTTTTATTGTTTGTGTCATTTCTACAACATCAAACTCACCGCTCAATGGAACCATTTATTCGTTTTAATCTGCATTAAATTTCCTCTATCGACGTAAAGCCACCCTTCAAAACGAGATATTTTCGTAAAAATTACAATCTATTTTTATTTTTCTACGGATGATTTTAAAAGTGTATCTTTTTTGAAACAACAACCTCAAACACAAGTATTAATGAGCCTTCTCGCAACTATAGTGATCGGTAACAATAAACAAAAATGCCCTTTTATCGCTCTCAATCGTATAAAAAGAACCACTATTTGTATTAAAAAAACAAAAAAGAGTTGCTTTTTAGATAAAAAAGCGTTTTAATAGCACCCATAGATAGTTTTCTATCTTTCGATTTGATTAAATTTTATTAACAACTTTTCCATGGAGTTCAACATGAAAAAAGGTTTATTAGCAGTAGCAGTAGCTGGTGCACTTACAATGGGTGCAGCACAAGCTGAAACTTCAATCTACGGTTCTATCCGTTATGATTACAACAACATCAAACAAGAAATCGATGCTCCTAAAGGAGAAGCTAAACGCGTTTCTGATATGCAAGACCAAGGTTCACGTATCGGTATCAAAGGTTCTGAAGATCTAGGTAACGGTTTAGCATTAGTCTTCAAATTAGAATTTGGATTCAACGGTATGGAAGGCTTAAGCACTAATAATGGTGACGGCTTTAATAACCGTATCGCAATGATCGGTTTAGCAGGTGACTGGGGTACGTTCGCAGTGGGTCGTTTAGACAACCCATTCAAACAAACCATCGTTGACGGTTCAGTAATTGATGACTTCAACAGCACATGGTCAAACTCTTCAGCTAATGCAGCGCTTCGATATGCATTTGCTGACCAAAATATCGACCGTGTTGGTAACGCATTAGCATATATTTCACCTGAGTTTTCAGGTTTCTCTGCAAACGCTGCTTTCATCATCGATGACACCTTAAACTTAGGTACTAAAGAGAAGCCAAATTTTGTAACTAAGAAAGAAAAACATCTTGATATCTGGACTATCAACGCACAATACCAACACGAATTAGGTTTCTACGGTAAAGTGGGTTACATCCAAGGTAAACTTGGTGAGCGCGATCAAGAAAATGTAGAGAAATCAAAAGCTTGGGGTACTCAACTTGGCTATAAACAAGATCAATTTGGTTTAACCGTATCTTACGCTGACTCTAAGAATGGCAATAAAAAAGATAAAGGTTGGGATCTTGGTGGTTACTTCGCATTTGGTAACGACTACTCAAGCACTATCCGTGCTAACTACGGTCAAAACAAACCAAAAGTTGATGGTCAAGGCGAAAAAACCAAACGTTGGGCACTTGGTTTCCAACAAGATCTTTCAGAGCGTACACGCGTATGGGTTGAGTACGGTGAAACAAGAGAAAAAGTAGCTGGCGAAACTTTCAAAGACAACGGTCTTTCAATCGGTATCCGTCACGACTTCTAATTTAACGCTCTAACGAGTATTAAATTTATGATAAAAAAGCTCGCTTTATGCGAGCTTTTTCTTTGCCTTAAAATTTATCTCAAGATTTTAAGGCTTTCTCAATTACGCCTCATCAACTCATTAATCCATAGCACAAATATGATATACTTAATC encodes:
- a CDS encoding MG2 domain-containing protein — protein: MARRIQLSLFLFLSVLLTPLFAGISSINLATIEDQASIAIFFDSPETFNETALSAQFSIDEIVDYDYQTGEESKKPLSTGKWHASKDGRYIYYTPIKTGSYIVTPNDYPNHNSRFNTTYIYSGEAPEVVNIIGKGPVMPLTQRSLPIESVGVNEVDIEFFHIDNPAQFLEDYYLGKTLDYWTLREISRNHLKPSGIFRYVMPNDVDLNKKTEHRIPVDKNITSGAYVVTVNPAGQINRTLDARILFISDIGMHVRQYSDRALVMANYFSTTKPLNHGTLEIWRQEKGKLVIQEDVCQFKEGLCEIPRALKQNELLVAKTNNDISMLPMREIALDLNDFAIAGDRFQKAPAHLYSNRLLYRPGETITVNALLRDQDGGMLPSQPVEVKLINTEGKAVQTRTLTAKESGFYQTDFTTDHDGKTGIWKVELRTDPSLDIPNGSLTLHIEEFMPERMELILKPGHTKLTARDTLQFDIASRYLFGAPAAGNEAKITTRLQPNLHPFPREKDWYVGTNEYFYQSLDQYSLSMNEILSDEGEKTARISLPLSDTNNLPKQIIRAMVDVSVLDGDATGINRNFTADFWPQEIVPVVHPLFNSRDLGYGQKADFEIFAADSDGNIVPRDLTLTLRFTSNWCIWVYNSGRGWRCHENDSATIQALNTIDKDAGIYRFSVDPYSWGRYELSIVDNETGFETVYPFSSSWDDGQGDQLPAARPMSLNLTLDKVAYQDNDTMKVEIDSPFTGTLMLLIEGDSPLYKKSLKVKKGKNNLSIKLDPSWKRHDLYLTGLLLSKNSKEEIVRALGIQAIRLDRHERSLKAELNFEPVALPEAPVKIKVKVLDPKPNEKLFATLSITDQGILNMTPTQNKKIFNAFFAQKRYNVDIIDYYNRLFGNSTKALLTPKFGGDGEVSETEADLNLTEMKTVSIATELLALNDDGEYEVELMLPDFNGEAKVLATLFSDTRMNETEKQLTIRAPIIADLITPNFIRVNDHNHFSLSLHNMSGNEEAVRVRLESDSLETAFDKTYMLKDKESLNELIPVRLLEYTHYADVNLIIESDAFSTTRNYRIGTIPYAEKAIFYDRAELTVDRPWNKLNTQFSSMTGNVSESLLVSRFPIIDVLTYTNNLFSYPYGCTEQTTSRAFPWLFRSHPILDMEKKALHQYYLDREETNGRNTPLEYDAWEYQLMENAINRILMRQNHNGGFNLWSSDYHNIAVSSYVADFLYQAARKYPELVSSKTLDEVSAYIKSSVTDMSRKLNYGHHYYLLNDTVYGAWVLAREGKLFSADLMIFNKHTDKMSPLSQAYLGAANLIAGNQSVGEAILDKVTFTNWNSYYGYYHTDVAEIALTIDLINQLTAKGVYTAPEGKVKTLMNLMNERLKNRTYFSTQERYAMIKIGIDTPDDGTPIELVDQDGNRFNVMPNTMIDSKGFTELYSDEPLYLSYKTEGFPMKRTSTSTFDVEIDRQYQRLGTTANVGDRYLVVLTVTPKRTIKNALIEDEILGGFNLINPNLVSDNVSEFYRSFNIKAADKRASNMHHEEFRFDRYVASLDLDINKTYTFVYVIEAAIPGDYEAPNTYIEAMYLPELRAVRAYSGKAPISILKSR
- the pbpC gene encoding penicillin-binding protein 1C, with product MKKWLKRTFYTIIILFLSLIVGFKILDHLYPLPEVKIDVSPVALDRNGDVLRHFSSKEGVFRHWVTLDEVSPLYIDALLAYEDRFFYSHFGINPLATLRATFQWITHGKIISGSSTLTMQVARLLDPHERSISGKFKQMFRALQLEARYSKDEILTFYLNLAPMGGAIEGVETASWRYFSKHARDLNHGESALLVALPQRPSLYRPDLYPENARMARNKVLDRMAKRQLIKPQQAEQIKKDPLDYRPQPTLFLAPLLSEQLRNQYPDAHRLETTIDKSLQMQIERYIARESKHWQPALSTAVVVIHNPTHEVYSYVGSADLFNQERFGYIDMAMAIRSPGSTLKPFVYGMALDYGIVHEASLLTDIERNFNGYIPKNFDNQERGAVPLYRALQQSLNIPVVQVTHHLTPELFIKTLRDSGIDILIDYPNLSVVLGGVGINLIEQARLFSSLGTEGKLYPLHFLKDHPPSNATGSIMSPEASYLISRILSDVRPKNRYTKRRIAWKTGTSYGYRDAWALGVSPDWTIGVWIGRPDSVPNVGTLASQYALPMLFDLYNYLPSDTRDFPKPNTIIRETICWPSGISKKQATECDEEFTIDTVRGMVPPTLYDAPGEIRHNGWPAALKYHPNTIQDAKIITFADESIIFKTHRTLTLEARGKAPFLWYLNGELLPSNQLDIGAMPEGNNVLTVVDANQKRDRVRLEVREY
- the lon gene encoding endopeptidase La; the encoded protein is MAIDDRDLIPTHPQSDNQDANEPQSGNHEIIIEGDTISNIIHVLPLNERPFFPPQVAPLVLNEEPWLTTLDSIMDNRTRVVGLVLTKKQPGPSLDPDDFYEYGTLVRIHHPHREDGRVQFIAQGIQRFRIKKWISTEIPFVAQVEYFDEEDKNSEELRAYSMAVVNALKELLPLNPLFSEELKHFLSRFTSNEPSPLADFAASLTTSSAEDMQEILSTVPLLDRMQKVVALIHKELEVAKLHNQIREQVEDKITDQQRQFFLREQLKVIQQELGIAKDDKTADIDQFVDRLQDKNLPEHAQEKIDEELEKLQVLETGSPEYAVTRNYLDVITSLPWGNESDDNYDLDRAQRILDREHFGLKDVKERIIEILAVGKRKEEIKGSIVVLVGPPGVGKTSVGRSIAHSLNRKFYRFSLGGARDEAEIKGHRRTYIGAMPGKIIQALKETGTDNPVIMLDEIDKMGSSYQGDPGSALLEVLDPEQNHDFLDHYLDIRYDLSNVLFICTANTLDSIPAALLDRMDVIRLSGYILEEKVKIARQYLWPKLLKRAGFEKSELRISNAAISNVIDGYAREAGVRQLEKQLAKLVRKAAVEFAKDESLKALSIGVNDIKTHLGNPIYTREKPLAGVGVVTGLAWTSLGGVTLNLEAAKIHAKTRGLKVTGQLGKVMQESAEIAYSFVMANLKRYGADETFFDETFIHLHAPEGATPKDGPSAGITMASSLLSLALNKPAKNIAMTGEITLTGHVLEIGGVKEKLIAAKRVGISEIIFPYGNKKDCDELPDYLKEDLTLHFVKTYDDVAKILFEVTAK
- a CDS encoding porin, producing the protein MKKGLLAVAVAGALTMGAAQAETSIYGSIRYDYNNIKQEIDAPKGEAKRVSDMQDQGSRIGIKGSEDLGNGLALVFKLEFGFNGMEGLSTNNGDGFNNRIAMIGLAGDWGTFAVGRLDNPFKQTIVDGSVIDDFNSTWSNSSANAALRYAFADQNIDRVGNALAYISPEFSGFSANAAFIIDDTLNLGTKEKPNFVTKKEKHLDIWTINAQYQHELGFYGKVGYIQGKLGERDQENVEKSKAWGTQLGYKQDQFGLTVSYADSKNGNKKDKGWDLGGYFAFGNDYSSTIRANYGQNKPKVDGQGEKTKRWALGFQQDLSERTRVWVEYGETREKVAGETFKDNGLSIGIRHDF